Within the Prochlorococcus sp. MIT 1300 genome, the region TTGAAGGCTGGAAGCACAATTAACCTTGATTCCTTAGTCAAGTCAGGCATCGTTACCAACCCTAAAAGTCCTTTGAAAGTGTTGGGTAATGGTTCTTTGAAAGTGAAGTTGAATGTTCAGGCAGCTGCATTCACCTCTACAGCTCGCAGCAAGATAGAAGAGGCTGGTGGAACATGTGAAGTCCTTGATCTTGGGAGTTGAAGTTACTGACTCTTGTACAAGAAATGACTAGCAATCTATTATTCTCTAGTTGCTAGAGAATATTCTCTAAAAATTATTTTGTAGTTTTCATGCTCGTCAGTCGAGGCCGTAATCCCAGCGCCTCTGAAGTAATCACCCAGTTGGTCATAAATCAAGAGCTTCGTGGCCGAGTCTTGACCACTTTGGGGTTGTTGTTGCTTATCAGGCTAGGGATCTATATCCCAATGCCAGGAATAGATAGAGAGGCGTTTCAAGGGTTCTTAGAACAAGGTGGCCAGTTAATTGGCTTTTTAGATATTTTTACGGGTGGAGGCATCTCTACTCTAGGAGTTTTTGCGTTAGGGATTCTCCCGTTTATTAATGCTTCTATTATCCTGCAGTTGTTAACGGCGGCGGTACCGCAGTTAGAAGATCTTCAAAAAAATGAGGGAGAAGCAGGAAGAAGAAAAATTGCACAAATCACTAGATATGTAGCGTTGGGATGGGGCTTAGTTCAAAGTTTAGTTTTTGCTTCAATTCTTCGTCAATATTCAGTAGAAGGGCTTAGTGAAGCCGCATTTATTATTCAAACTGCCTTGGCGTTGGTCACAGGGTCAATGGTGGTTATGTGGCTTAGCGAGATAATTACGGAGAAAGGAATAGGTCAAGGTGCTTCGTTGGTTATCTTCTTGAATATTGTCGCTACTTTGCCTAAGGCATTAAGTTCAACAATTGAAAAAGCACAGACTGGAGATAGGAGTGATGTCGTTGGAATAATTGTTCTTTTACTAGTTTTTCTATTTACAATTGTGGGAATTATCTTCGTTCAAGAAGGCTCTCGAAGAATTCCAATTGTCAGCGCCAAAAGGCAGATAGGTGGCAGCAATCTTCTTCCTAATCGCCAAAGTTATCTTCCTTTAAAATTAAATGCAGGTGGAGTAATGCCGATTATCTTTGCTTCTGCCCTTATATTCCTGCCTATAACAATTGCCAATTTTACTAAAAATCAGTTCTTAATTAGGGCTGCCGGTTACTTGAACCCAAGTGCTGCAAATCCTTGGCCATATGCGATAGCTTTTTTTGCTTTAATTCTTGGCTTTGCATATTTTTATGCTTCTTTAACTATTAACCCTATAGATATAGCTTCTAATCTGAAACGTGGAGGTGTGGCAATCCCAGGTGTGAGGCCTGGTAGTGCTACTGCAAACTACCTTTCTGGTGTGCAAAATCGTCTTACTTTGCTTGGGGGTCTGTTCCTTGGATCGGTTGCAATAATTCCTGCAGCTGTGGAGCGAGCAACCAATGTTCAGACTTTTCAGGGTTTAGGCGCGACCTCTTTGCTTATCCTTGTTGGTGTGGCGATAGATACCGCAAAGCAAGTTCAAACTTATGTGATTTCTCAGCGCTATGAAGGCCTAGTACGTCAATAGGCCTTCATTTGTAAAGCTGACTAAAACTCTTTTCTCGTTTCATGAAAGACCGACTTCTCTTTTTAGGACCTCCAGGTGCTGGAAAAGGAACTCAGGCAGAACGACTTTGTAACGCTCATGGCTTGAATCACTTATCCACAGGTGATCTTTTGCGTGCTGAAGTTGATGCTAAGAGTGCCCTGGGCACGGAGGCTGCTGAATTAATGAATAAGGGTGAGTTGGTTAGTGACTCATTGGTTTTGGCAATAGTTAAATCAAGAATGAAAAGTCAATCTGGGGGATGGGTCCTAGATGGTTTTCCAAGAAATGTGAATCAAGCGAAAGCTCTTCAAATCCTTCTTGAAGAGCTTGATCAGCAAATTCAAGGTGTTGTTTTGCTAGAGCTGGATGAAGTGGCTTTGGTTCAACGATTGCTTTCAAGGGGGCGTACTGATGACAATGAAGATGTGATTCGGCATCGCCTTGAGGTTTATGCCGAACAGACTGAACCTCTTGTTGATTACTATTTAAACCAGGGGTTGCTTCTTAGAGTGCCTGCAAGCGGAGCTATCGAAGAGATTCAAACCCATATAGAGGATGTTTTGAGTTGATCGGTGTAGTAGTATTGATCTTTAAAAAATTGACGAGAAACAACCTATGAAGGTGCGTGCCTCAGTCAAAAAAATGTGTGAAAAGTGCCGTGTCATTAGAAGACATGGACGGGTAATGGTGATTTGCACCAACCCTAAGCACAAACAGCGTCAGGGTTAAACCCTGATCTATCTGGCTTAAAATCAAATGATTAGGGACGAACTTTCTTCTCTATTCCTTTTAGCCAGATATTTACTCACCGCCTTCGGTGATTCCCGTTCCCCTTCATTTTTATTGTTAAGTGGCAAGGATTGCAGGCGTTGACATACCCCGTGAGAAGCGGGTTGAGGTTGCCCTCACCTATATCTATGGTATTGGACTGACACGTGCCAAAACCATTCTCTCTCAATCTGGAGTTAACCCAGATGTAAGAGTCAAAGATCTAGAGGATGGTGATGTCCAAAAACTGCGGACTGCCACAGAGACCTTCACTATTGAAGGGGATTTAAGGCGTCAAGAGGGCATGGCTCTTAAGCGTCTGCAAGATATCGGTTGTTTGCGCGGCCGACGTCACCGCATGAGTCTGCCTGTCAGGGGTCAGCGCACCCGAACAAAT harbors:
- the rpmJ gene encoding 50S ribosomal protein L36; translation: MKVRASVKKMCEKCRVIRRHGRVMVICTNPKHKQRQG
- the secY gene encoding preprotein translocase subunit SecY; this translates as MLVSRGRNPSASEVITQLVINQELRGRVLTTLGLLLLIRLGIYIPMPGIDREAFQGFLEQGGQLIGFLDIFTGGGISTLGVFALGILPFINASIILQLLTAAVPQLEDLQKNEGEAGRRKIAQITRYVALGWGLVQSLVFASILRQYSVEGLSEAAFIIQTALALVTGSMVVMWLSEIITEKGIGQGASLVIFLNIVATLPKALSSTIEKAQTGDRSDVVGIIVLLLVFLFTIVGIIFVQEGSRRIPIVSAKRQIGGSNLLPNRQSYLPLKLNAGGVMPIIFASALIFLPITIANFTKNQFLIRAAGYLNPSAANPWPYAIAFFALILGFAYFYASLTINPIDIASNLKRGGVAIPGVRPGSATANYLSGVQNRLTLLGGLFLGSVAIIPAAVERATNVQTFQGLGATSLLILVGVAIDTAKQVQTYVISQRYEGLVRQ
- the rpsM gene encoding 30S ribosomal protein S13, giving the protein MARIAGVDIPREKRVEVALTYIYGIGLTRAKTILSQSGVNPDVRVKDLEDGDVQKLRTATETFTIEGDLRRQEGMALKRLQDIGCLRGRRHRMSLPVRGQRTRTNARTRRGARKTVAGKKK
- a CDS encoding adenylate kinase, with amino-acid sequence MKDRLLFLGPPGAGKGTQAERLCNAHGLNHLSTGDLLRAEVDAKSALGTEAAELMNKGELVSDSLVLAIVKSRMKSQSGGWVLDGFPRNVNQAKALQILLEELDQQIQGVVLLELDEVALVQRLLSRGRTDDNEDVIRHRLEVYAEQTEPLVDYYLNQGLLLRVPASGAIEEIQTHIEDVLS